Within the Carassius gibelio isolate Cgi1373 ecotype wild population from Czech Republic chromosome B15, carGib1.2-hapl.c, whole genome shotgun sequence genome, the region GTCGTCCTGGTGCTGTCGTAGCCGATGGAATCCgtctttttgtctgtttgactTGGCTGAGCAGACGCACCAGATGATGCAGGCCGTCACAACCAAGGCTGTCATTGCAGCAGCTAGGGATTGAATAATGAAAAAGATCAGCCATTTAATGTTTGCATATGAATATAGCATTTAACAGAATGGTGGGTCAGAACTGCGAATAGAATCAATATGGAGTACTTTAGAGATTTGATCTGCCTACCTGCGCTGGCCACAACTAATTCTCTTGGAAGGCCAAATATATCATTCTCCATTTCAAATTCAATGATAATCGAACTTGCTGCTTCAAACGGTGACACAGACACCTAAAAAGAGCAACAAgaacagtggaaaaaaaaatgactattttttttttttttttttttttataaaaataacatttataatataaaagaaaatttTATCATCTCCATCTCAACTCAATATTCTGTTTTAAACTGTAaatagaaaataagaaaaaattacGGTGCCCCTAAGATGcatggtcggttcacttagttttgtcatggtCACGAAATAATAACTTGTGGGAACATGATAATATGTCATGGCCacgagaaaaatatgttgttccctcaacataacatcTGGAGGCCAtgacataaggatgtcgttaccttgacaaaatgatctcgtggccacgacatattatcaaGTTCCCACAAATGattatgtcgtggccatgacAAAACGAAGTGAACCGACAATGTCATCTTAAAGGCACAGTaaaaaattcatttattatacTGCATTCTATATTATCATATAGTTTGATTTAACAAAATATTCTGTATTCAAATaaatctaaacaaaacaaaaacaaacaaacacacaaaaaactaactaaacaaagccaaccaaacaaacaaacaaaaaaaatccaaccaaacctaaaacaaataaataaatgaacaacaacaacaaaactcacCTTCTGGGACTGTTGCTGGTAGCCGTCAGCCACCGCTTCAATGTTGTGTAAACCAGGGGCCAGAAGGGCATGAAAATAACCTCCCTCACTGGTGAAGACTCGAACACCACCATTCAGTACTATTACAGCACCCACGATGGGCTTACCGTTCTTGTCCTTGACCACTCCACGAATCCCTTTGTGCACCTAGCAAAGAGGAACCAGCTTCAGCAAAGGAAGAGCTGAGATGCAGTGAAGTATGataaacagaaagacagagaggacAACGTACTGACCTCAACCAGCATGCTCAGAAGAGACTTCCTGTTCTCAGCCCATAGCGTTGGCAGCATTTCAGCCTGTGGGAACAGGCAGCAGCTGGTGTAGACCGTGATCTCGGGACAGTGACCAAAGTCCACACTGAAGTCCTACAACATGGAGAGGAAGCAATCAGAGAGAAATTATTAGAAGGAATTAAGATTTTAGAAATGATTGTGAATTAGTTTGTCATGGCCTAAAATTGGCTTCAAGTCTGTTCAGATTTTACTACAaagagcagttaaaaaaaaaattgcaaaatgcaaaagaaataaaataaataaaataattcaaatttgatTAGATTAGCAAACCGCTTCTTATAAGCTTGAATGTTCTGACATTCAAAGCTGTGTGTCCAATCCATCTTTATggtattttttgcaaacattcatTTGTCAGATTGGGGGAATGGAGGCTAAATTAGAGTGAAACCAACAGAGTCAGATTTcaagattatttttaaaatctgaaaaaacaacaacactaccCTTCAAAAGTGTTGGgtcaataaaataagttttttgtttgtttgtttgttttatagcaAGGACAAACTGAAttgataaaaagagaaaataaatgcatttataatgttgcaaatttttctatttcaaataaatgctgttcctttgaacttatttctataaaaaatgtgcatgtttACCATATTAAGCGGcacaaacattttcaacattgatgataaaaaaagaattcttgagctccaaatcagcatatcaaaatgatttctgaaagatcgtttgacactgaagactgaagcaatggctgctgaaaatgcaaccatcacagaaataacatttattttaaatatattaaaatagaaaatagctcaattttaataatatttcaaaagattcctgtttttactgtaatttttattgaataaatgtgGCTTTATGtaagagatttcttttaaatcattaaaaataaaatcttaacagTATGTAATCTACCTTCATGCTGCCCATGTGACTGTGCCATTCTGCTGCTCGAAGCACACCATTAGGGATGGTGCCCGCTGGAGGGAGACAGTGAGAAAGAGCAATCATTTATAACATCAACCTAAAAATGGTTCCTCTACAAATAAATTTAACAAAGCAGAGGCAGTTTGATTTCAAAATGTTACATGCTGAGACTTTTCCTGTTACTGAAAAGATTAACTGTGGTTTTAAAAATGTGAAGTATGAATGACAGAAAACGGCATACTCTGGCTGTTTGGACATCCAGTATCCCCCGAATGCATTTTAGGATGGTTATTGGCATACACAGTAGCCAAATATTTCAGCGTATCGGCATTTTCAACTGAAATTGAGAAACaaggaacaaaacaaaaacaaatcaagacACAAATACAATAAATGTGGAATTGCCTAAAGCAGAGGATGAATCAGATCATACCAGGTTGCACTGGTTTGTCATATGGGTAGGTGACCAAAACAGAGCCTCCATCCAGAGCCACAGAGAGAGTGAAGCCTCTTTCCTGTATCAGATCCATAACGGCACGTGTCTCTGGCTGAGGTTCTGCAGCATGCTGGGATGCATTACCTACAGGAGACACATACTGTAAATGGTCAGCCATCCTGTGTAGACTAAGCAGTAGAATGCTGCCATAGACACACGTGTCATTGAAATGGGAGTAAAAATTTGAACTCAATCCCACCGAAGAAGTCATTGTCAAGGTCTTTGCCGCGCACATTGGTCTTGCCAACAGAGGAGGTACAGTCTTTCTCTTTCGCTAGCTCTCGCCCATCTGGGTTGATGTTGGGCAGGATAACAATTCTGGTCTCATCGATGAGCTGAAGACAGGGCAGAGACACCATGTGAAAAACATGTTTGAGCATTTTGAGCATTTAAAGTAATTTCCTGTGGTCATCAAGGAAACCAATGCTGTTGATATACACCAGAAGTGATTTTGCCTTGTTTGTAGACTGAGATATTTATAACAGACtacttaaatgcattaaaataacagCTGTCTCTATATCTGTCAACAATATGTTTCTAACAAGATGatttaaaaatttcataatcaaagctctgtaatgttttttaattgtgGGGTCAAAATGTatgatgcaatgcaatacaatgattgCGAGATGAACCAATAATGCTCCTTAAAAGTCTGATGGATCATATTTGATATTCCCAATTAAACACAATAATCAAGTGAACCTGAGTTTCTTGATAAgtgtttatttcaaaatattactgacaATACAAGTTATTGGCGGGTTTACTAAAAATCAGCAAAGATTTCTCAGCAAAAAGACACGTGTACCATGACCTGATCATACTTTTGCACAAGAAAATCAGCTCACCCTTGTGATGGCTTGATTCTTTCCGTAGTTAATACAGAGACTGGCAGCAAACTCCAGAAGCAGCTCTGTACCCACAGGGGCGTTACCATGAATGCCTGCCACAAACCGGATCTTGGGCTCAGACGGTTCTTGGACTTTAGGGTTGTTGGAGATCTCCAGAGCCCAGATATTTCTGATCTCCACACTCTGACCAAGACTTCATAAGGGAGAACAATAAATAGCATGTTActgcaacagttgtgctgcttaatattttgtgggaACCATGATAATTTGTTTTCAGGAGTTTTGATGAAAGTTTAAAAGTGCACCGTTTATttgaaaatcttttatttttattttattgtaacaatataaaagtctttacttcacttttgattgatttaataCATTCTTGCCGTATCaacatattaatttctttaaaacagaagaagaaaaaaatcataattttaaatcTGAATAGTTCTGCATTTCAATCACTGGTAATTTAAACGTGGTGACCTTAAACTTGATTCAGCAAAAGCTATAATTTCCCAAAATAACTTGTGGGACTAAGCTACAGCGAGACAAATAATACAGCTGACACAGTAACTTAATGCAGAGGTATTAATCTCTGTCATTCCGAAAGATCCTTTGCACTCCGGGGTTTACGGTCACAGAGACACATAGGATTCGGTTCAGGCTTGTCTGCAGAGATCAGATAAACTGGCTCATACTTTTGTTAATTTAACAGTGTTCTCTGAGGGAAAGGCATGGCACACATGTGTGAATAACATCTCTCCAGAGAACTTCTGTGTTTAAAGTCTCTCTTGATCAATTTGCATACACTGAATCTAACTTGTGTGAGCGAGTACCGTACCTTTGGAGTGAAGTAATCTCTGGGAAGTTCAGGGTGAGGCCGCGCAGGAACTCGGAAATCTCACTGTAGCCTCGATAGCGGAAACTACTCTGGGTGGGAGTGTCCTTGATCAGCTTGTCCAGACCAGATTCTCCTGACAGCTGCTTGATGAGGCTCTGGAACTCAATCATACTGGGATCCAGAACTGGTGTGGTGCCTTCTGTCGTCTGCCCATTGGTGTAGCTGTGAATCCGGTTCAATGTGAAATTTACAATCTCCACTCCTTCCTTGGGCACGTTGACAAAGGTGCTAACTGAGGAATAGCTGAAAAGATGGACGAGAATGTGTGAGAAACTTCTTATGCACAAaggaaaatctaaataaatgtccAAGGTTCTGAATTTCTCTTTAgggttgtaaaaaaataaaataataataataataataaaaaattaaataataataataataaagatatatatatatatatatatatatatatatatatatatatatatatatatatatatatatatatatatatatatagatagatagatagatacaataaatacaataaattgattatacaataaatatatataaaatatattgtccatatataacaaatacatatttgtataaatttaataataaaaataaatgttagcaTTTATATGATAATACAATGATTAATTCTTTAAATTACATGTATATaagaatatagaataaaataaataaataaataaaaaaaatcacataataaaaaatattaaaaccacgGCCCTGAATTACTCTATAGGGttgtaaaaataaagtaaattaattaataaaaatagtaaaataaatacaattaagaatatatatatatatatatatatatatatatatatatatatatatatatatatatatatatatatatatatatatacatatatacacacacacacacacacacatatagagagTTATGTATAAAaggtatacatatttatattataaattgtaaaataaaataccaaaaaaaaaaagataatacaatgtttgtttatttaaattatctttATATCAACAtatcgctaaaaaaaaaaaaaagttcaccacAACTCATTTAATGGCCTCTGTGAGCTTCCGTATGTTTGgaaaaattcttattttttaaaattagtttgGTGCCactgaaaaattcacaaaattacCCTTGGGCAGAAGCCGTCAGCTGGTATTTTCCTGGGACGAGTAAGCGCCAGTAGTCCCCTGCAACACTGGTTGTGACGGGGTGATTAATCGTGTCCACAGTGACTGTAGCATTGGGGATACCAGATCCATCTTTGCTGTCGATTACCACTCCTTTTACTCCCCGGTGTACCTGAATGCCCAAAAACCATATTGTATACAGTGAGTAGCAGGACAGAGGTGAAAAATGCAAAGGAAACAGCCAGCCATTCTTACCTGACGGATGAGCTGTAGAAGTGATCTGCGGTTTTGTTCCCAGTACTTGGGTAGATCTGCTGCTGGTGGGTATTTGCTACATCCCAGTTCAATGGTCACCTCAAAGCAGTTAGTGTTGATGTAGTTCCAGTCCTGCATCCCTCCTGAGGAAAAAGCACATAATGCACTtatatttacttttacattttatacacCTTTTTTGTCAGGATATAATTTTGTGATGacattattaacaaaattaaagtatgCAGTCTGCATGCATCTGTTGAATCcaagtttctttttttagttattcgtaatttttttcacaaactTGGTGCTCACCGTGGACATTGTACCATTCAGCTCCATTGGTGATGCCATCATTAAAATATTCTTGGTACGAATCCATTCCCTTACAGGAGTGACCATCATACATTTGAGAGTtttcctgaaaaagaaaaaaaagaatgttttacTGGCTATCGGTTtagcttttaattattaaatatactaACATCATTCGTTactacagaaaacagaaagcCAGATATGCACCCGTGAGTAAGCAAGAGCCACCATCCTGAATACATCATCATCTGAGGACTTGCTGTATCTGCTAACATTGTCTGGACTGTCGTCAAATGGATAATTCACCACCAAAGCGCCTGAAAGAGATCAAGAGGTTATCTGTCTGTGTTTAGCATCCTCCCAAACAAACAGAACTTATATAGATTAGGATGTACCTCCATGAAGGTTGGCAGACAACACAAACGGGTAGCTTTTGGCCCAGTTCATAACAGCAAGGGTCTCTGGCTGTCTGGGATCTGTGACAAAGTTGAACCGGTCAGGAAAGTTTCGGTTCAGGTCATAGTTGTTAGTGTTGTTACGTCCCTGGACACCATGGATATCTCCTGcagaaaaaacagtgttttcctTACATTAGATTCCCAAAGTTATAATGTTGTTCCCACACAGACAGgcggaaaataataataataataataataataataatgtattagtattgttattgatgataatactactaatagataaaaaatattatagcaGCAGCATCAATGTATTTTTAGTTATAATGTTGGTTCCACatatacagaaaaataaacaagaataataataataatgtattaaaatcaatattgatattaaatttaaaatgtagttatattaatactgaaaatcattaaatatagtattatttattattattaatctatttaaatcaatattgatactaaatgtaaaatgtactgtTATATTAATACTGACATTCATACAATATAGTATTCTTTTtcgtattattattaacaataataatgataacagaTGATGGATTTATGTTCTTGTAGTTTTAACATTGCTCCAACACTTacagaaaaataatgtaatattattattattaataatattgtttttattataatattataataataatacgattACCGAGAatacttattttaataataataataataatatattattaatagaaCATGCTGCTCCCATGCTATAATTatacatgtattattataaataataaatacatgtattattattattattattatggtagcaatattacatataatattttaaatgaacaaaatggaaTGTTGAACGAAGAGAGATGCATTTAACAGCAAGTAATACCATATTACAGAACAGTAATTTCATAATACACAAAATGTGTATAATGAGCTGTTTTTCAGAGCTGGCGAGGCCATACCCTCCTGGGACACTTCATATCCATCTGGGTTCATTGAAGGCATGATGTGGATCCGTGTGGAGTTGATGAGCTGGGTGATCTCAGGGTCAGTGCCATAGTTGCGACAAAGGTACTCGATAAGGTTGAGGAGTAGCTCCCGACCAACCACCTCGTTGCCGTGCATGTTACCAATATACTTAAACTCCGGTTCACCTGGTGAGGAACGTCCGAATTAGTTCACTTTAACAACTGCTTGAAAAATGTAGGATCTTTACACAGGGTGGGGAAGTACCAAATTCGTGGACACCAGGATTGTTGGAGATCTCCATGACCCAGAGGGAACGTTCCTGCACAGACTTCCCGATGGAATACAGCCGCGTGATGGAGCTGTACTCAGAGCTGAACTTCTGCAGGAACAGCTCCATGTCGTTGTAGTGGTGATGGCGGAAGTCCTGAGGCTGGACTGTAACCCTGGAGTCCTTCTCTTCATCCGCTGCTGCGTTGACActggtgctgctgctgctgtctgtgCTGGCGCTGTTCACTGAGGTTTCAGTGGGGGACTCTGGGATTGAGGGGGTTGCTGGATTCTCATCATTCTCAGCTTCAAGGGTGATGTTCAGAACAACTGCTTTTCCCTCAGTCACCTCCACTCCAGACACGGACATGGGAATGTAGCTGCATGAATGAAAAGATCAACATGAacagctcgttagaagtgagctccgtacATGAACTGTGTTCCTATTGACATGGTCTCTACACAGTGTTTACTGCTCCCTACTCTCTGAGCTTGGGacatctgttgaagtttacttcgcTTCGGAAAaattcattcacggatttgcgttGCACAACGTCCGTCTGcacacacggacaagtgtgacattatatacctctgtaaatcaatacaatttaaattcacgtctcgcacacttcaaagcactttgaatggaacatatacgttcgcttcgaactggaatcatggcggaatatcctgtgatgttcacttcgcagggcacttatgttcgaatagaacaaacatctgaagcaaTTAGAGAAACGTCCAAAATGTGCAAAGCAGTGGGGCACAAGgcctggaattgagaaccgctggtatAGACGGAGTACTGATACGGATTTTCTCATTTGATTCCGATTCACCAGCACTTGATTAAACTCTTTTGGGTAGATTACAATTATAATGTCTTCGCTTACACATAAAAGACCTCGTCTTTCTGGTTTCGCTAAatatttttgattcactaaaaaaaaaaaaaaaaaagaaggaattaTTAGGGTAATTTCTTTTTGAATCTGACTACGTTGGCCATGgcatatgtttttgattcactaaaaaaatggttcataagagtcatttgctaATGAATTCAACTACCCTAAAACATACGTACCCTGGGGCTAAAACGGTGAAGCTGTAGGTGCCGGGAAGCAGCAGGCGATAGTAGTCACCAAAGCGTGAAGTGCTCACGTTGTGATTAATGCCTGCAACCATTATCACAGCATCTGCGAGAGGGGCATCATTCTTGGCTGCTCTGACAAAGCCACGCACACCGATATgaatctgaacacaaacacaacagcaaGGTGGAACTTTGACAAGTCTGACATTCTTCAAGGGCTCATTAAAAACTCATGTCAAGCATGTCATTGCTTGCACATCGATTTCTACTACCTTCTCCATGTAGGCCAGCAGGGCCTCCCGATTGTTGTCCCATTCTGTTTTGAGTTGACTTGAGGGTGGGTACTTGCAGCAGCTGAGCTCCATAGTGATTTCCAAACAGCCCCCCTTCAGGTAATTAAAATCCTGCATACCCCCTGCATGGAAAGTAAGGACAAAGTGTGTACCAAAGGCATGGGATGAATTGACATATAGTGGGGTTGTCACGGCTTAAACTGTAAGCGCCTGTAAACACGAGGAACATCTTAATACAAAGAGTCTTTCAAAAGGTGCGAGTCCAAGAATGTTTGACCAGTTGCTTATGT harbors:
- the cpda gene encoding carboxypeptidase D, whose product is MCSHGFYFETIPAVIETQPFFFFVKALAGSSYQKYPDVRLKKGPDSRRTNFRISCVRQGAFGNMSGQRRSTLCSSHKLSLLVLSLLVVFISSISSVPINELEPETYSKYYNYDQLTDLLKSLAQKHANIANLTSIGRSVENRELWVMRVTREPAADGPGKPKFKYVGNMHGDETVSRQVLIYLLEYLLEKYGEDPRVTELLDSTDIYIMPSMNPDGFEKSKEGDCLGTDEGRNNANNVDLNRSFPDQYEEIDVNAEEMPEVTAVMRWILENKFVLSGNLHGGTVVASYPFDDSAFHDNDGTYSRSPDDALFRYLARVYAANNPVMKTGQPKCEDSINETFEDGITNGAKWYDVAGGMQDFNYLKGGCLEITMELSCCKYPPSSQLKTEWDNNREALLAYMEKIHIGVRGFVRAAKNDAPLADAVIMVAGINHNVSTSRFGDYYRLLLPGTYSFTVLAPGYIPMSVSGVEVTEGKAVVLNITLEAENDENPATPSIPESPTETSVNSASTDSSSSTSVNAAADEEKDSRVTVQPQDFRHHHYNDMELFLQKFSSEYSSITRLYSIGKSVQERSLWVMEISNNPGVHEFGEPEFKYIGNMHGNEVVGRELLLNLIEYLCRNYGTDPEITQLINSTRIHIMPSMNPDGYEVSQEGDIHGVQGRNNTNNYDLNRNFPDRFNFVTDPRQPETLAVMNWAKSYPFVLSANLHGGALVVNYPFDDSPDNVSRYSKSSDDDVFRMVALAYSRENSQMYDGHSCKGMDSYQEYFNDGITNGAEWYNVHGGMQDWNYINTNCFEVTIELGCSKYPPAADLPKYWEQNRRSLLQLIRQVHRGVKGVVIDSKDGSGIPNATVTVDTINHPVTTSVAGDYWRLLVPGKYQLTASAQGYSSVSTFVNVPKEGVEIVNFTLNRIHSYTNGQTTEGTTPVLDPSMIEFQSLIKQLSGESGLDKLIKDTPTQSSFRYRGYSEISEFLRGLTLNFPEITSLQSLGQSVEIRNIWALEISNNPKVQEPSEPKIRFVAGIHGNAPVGTELLLEFAASLCINYGKNQAITRLIDETRIVILPNINPDGRELAKEKDCTSSVGKTNVRGKDLDNDFFGNASQHAAEPQPETRAVMDLIQERGFTLSVALDGGSVLVTYPYDKPVQPVENADTLKYLATVYANNHPKMHSGDTGCPNSQTGTIPNGVLRAAEWHSHMGSMKDFSVDFGHCPEITVYTSCCLFPQAEMLPTLWAENRKSLLSMLVEVHKGIRGVVKDKNGKPIVGAVIVLNGGVRVFTSEGGYFHALLAPGLHNIEAVADGYQQQSQKVSVSPFEAASSIIIEFEMENDIFGLPRELVVASAAAAMTALVVTACIIWCVCSAKSNRQKDGFHRLRQHQDDYDDEIRSMSMGSKKSLLSHEFQDESESDEDSLYTNKL